From the Pirellulales bacterium genome, the window GGCAATGGCGGTGGGGGCGGTTCCTGTGGCGGCCGCCGCTCCTTGAAGCTGAGCAATCCGGGCCGCAACCTCGGGCTGGAAGCGGTTCTCACTCAACGACCGCTGATAGTTCGCCAGTGCCTGCATGTGATCGCCCGATTGATCGCGCAGCCGACCCAGCGCCGTGAGCGCCCGGGCGTTGTGTGGGTCGATCGTCAAGGCGTCGACCAATTGGGCCTTGGCCTGTTCGACTTGGTTCGATTCCTCCAGCAAGCGCGCCAATTCGATCTTCGGCTCCGCCGACTTCGGACTATTTCCCGCCCAGTGGTTGAGCAGGTTGAACGCGTCTTGCTTGCGATTAGTCTCGGTCAGCAGCACGGCCAAGCCGCGGTAACACTCGGCGTGGTTCGGGTCCCGTTCAAGACACTGGTTGTACAGGTTCTCCGCCTGCTTGAGATCGTTGGGCCGATTGTAGAGCGTACCCGTCTTATGCAGCGCGGCTGCAAGATTGTAATAGCCTTCCGGCGAGCGCGGGTTTTGGGCAATCGCTTGCTGAAACCGATCGGATGCCTGCTGATAGTTGCCCTGTTGATACAAGCGAACGCCCTCCATGTTGGCTGCCTGCGACTGGATGTTGCTGCAGCCACTCGCCGCGCCCAAGCACAGTACGAGCCCAAACAACAACCAAACGATTGCGTTGGCTTGTGGCGGGCCAGGCTGAGACGAGTTAGTCGACACGGACGCAACTCACATAGAGGAAGAGCGCTGAGAAAAGGCCCCCGGCGATTCGGTCGCCGGATGGTCGGCGGCGGAGGGTATCAGCCGCCGCCAGACCACGCAAGGCGATTTCCGGTTGGCGCGATAAATCCGGCGGAGACCGTTGGTTGCGGCAAACTTGGATTTGAAATAGGTGCTTTTGGCCATCGAACGCTAGCACAGCGGGAAAGTTTCGCCGACCCGGCAAATCCGCACGATCCGACAAAATTGCCTGAATCCCCCACTTTTCCGAGTCGTTTTACTTTCAGCAGCCGGATTTCCGATGCCTACCTGCGTAGTCGATGGCATTTTTCTAAAACGGCAAACGGCGCACCTTTGGCAGAATTTCGCTGAATCCTTAAACGCAAACATTCCCCCCAAAAAACCAACGGCTCTCAGGCTGAAGCCCGACGCACAGGAGATCTCCCCAATGGCCCAGA encodes:
- a CDS encoding tetratricopeptide repeat protein — protein: MSTNSSQPGPPQANAIVWLLFGLVLCLGAASGCSNIQSQAANMEGVRLYQQGNYQQASDRFQQAIAQNPRSPEGYYNLAAALHKTGTLYNRPNDLKQAENLYNQCLERDPNHAECYRGLAVLLTETNRKQDAFNLLNHWAGNSPKSAEPKIELARLLEESNQVEQAKAQLVDALTIDPHNARALTALGRLRDQSGDHMQALANYQRSLSENRFQPEVAARIAQLQGAAAATGTAPTAIAPATEPRTATTSQPPARY